AAACTGTTTAGGTTAGCCCTGTTTAGGTTAGAAGAAGCCAATTCAGGGTATTATGAAGACGTGTTTTATAAATAAGGGTATGTTACACATTGAATTTATTCTTGTGTTGAACAATACTGTCATTCCCACATTTCTGTTGTATATACCAATGAataggggaaggatttctatgatatGTCATACTTTTTCTGCCAACTATGTTTGAGTTTATAGGTGGGTTTGAACGTGTTtttgagtaatctggtgagaaaggccggATTACtcaaacatgtttgaacttgcttatgagttcaaatgtaggttgcagagaaaatgtgaaatgtcatagaaatcccctCCACACTAACAAACTACTGTATCCAGGAAGTGTAGTGTACCCTGAGAATATTTAATatcttttccagagtttttggAAACTCTTTTtggaaaaaatactgtatttttccatgtataagatgcctccatgtataagacgacccttacTTCTTTAACCCaacattaagaaatcaatattttaaacataacaGAACACGtttgatattttttaaagtattcaaatattaaagacatacagtggtgcctcgcttagcgacgttaatccattccaggaaaaacgtcgctaagggatttcgtcgctaagggaaataaaaaagcccatagaaacgcattaaaacgtgtttaatgcattcctatgggcttgaaaactgaccttatgcgaaacTCCTccattgcagcagccattttgggtgcctctaaagcgaggctacatagcaggcagccattttgtttagccggcggccattttggcaccaccgatcagctggccgaaaacgggggctttgcgatgGTTGCTTCcacgcgatcatcgcaaagtgaaattcccccataggaaacatcggaaAGCagtcacttttgcgatcgcaaaaacagcgtcgcaaagcgatttcgtcgctcaacggagcgatcggtaagcgaggcaccactgtatttagtacCAGTAATTAGTTAATACCTTTAAGATACATATTATGAAATTATGCATCACTCTCTGTTCTGGGCATGGCGTAAGCAGGGTATCCTCTAAGCTGGGCGGGtgtgtctctgtctccctccacaCAGCTCTTTTCCTCCTATGAATGATCCCATTCAaaccctttggttctggttgcgaTGGAACCCTGCAtaaggggaggggagattggagtTGTGGGCGCCACAGGAGGAGAGCTAGAGAGAGGCGGAGCCCAGCCAAGCAGGACTGAAAATTAGCGGATACCTTGGGCGGAAGCCTGTTCACAGAGACAAGGTGTCAGCAGTTTTGCTGCACAACCACCGGGGTTCTTTCAACTGGCTACCCTCGCGGATAAGACGACCCCTGATTTTGGGTTTAAAATTTTTTGAAAAAGGTATTctcttatacaaagaaaaatacagtgattttttttccgtGCTCCCTGTTGGATGCAGCTAGATGTAACAGCATCAGGTAAACACTATAGTGCTCTTATATATGAAGAAAAGATGAATGTTTCAATATTTTAGGTGAAGCCCAGCAGTAATCAGGTGAATCTTGCATCCTGTTGTGTGATGCCACCAGATCTGACTGCATTTGCAAAAGAATTTGACATCCAGCTCTTAACTCATAACGATCCTAAAGGTAAGACCCATTTAATAATTTTAGAGTTGTTTTACAAGAGTTACAGCAGAGATCCTATGTATGTTGTTCACTAGCTCTCTTAAAAAGAACTGTGGGCAAAACACAGGCCACATGCAGCCCCAGCTGGCCCTGTGAGCAACTGTTTGTGGGCCCTACTTTTGCTGAATTGTGGCAGTGGGGAAAACAGGCTGTCATTTCCATTTAAAGCAGGACTATGGGGAATGCCTGTATTGTTTATCagaaaataatattattataaGCCTCCTAAAAGTGCTAATCAGATTATGAGatattctcttcccccccccccagcactttgTTTTAAAGGCAAATTACAGGATAGCAGTGATGGGGGGAAACCATCAGTTTGCATCTAGAACAAGACAGGAGAGCACATCTTTGGTTTAGAAGCTGCTTACGAGAAGCTCGTACACCTCTGCGGGGGCGGTTTATCTTGTTTTAAAGTTAGTTTGCTTTCATCTTGTTTTCAAGGCACAACTACTATATTCACAACATTTGACACTAGGAAGTGCAGCCTTGGTGGATATAGCAGAGAGAAGCAATGTGGTCCCCAACCCACAAAATTTGTTCACCCTTGCTGAAGGCCAAAGCCTTTAGCCAGATTTGGGAGCATGGGGGAGCAGGAACATATAGGGATGGCATGTTGTTTGGATGATTGAGACTACACATTACGGGTTATTCTGAATTTTGGCACAATAATCTGTTCTGTGTCCCTGTTCTAATGGTAGAACTACTTTGTGAAACAAGCTTCCAAGAAACTCTTCAGGAAAGTTTCCCAGACTGTCAAGTGCATGACTGGACTCCACTGTGGCTTCTACGATACTCAGTCATTGTGAAGAGCAGAGGAATTATCAAATCCAAAGGCTACATCTTGCAAGCTAAAAGAATCCCATCATCTTAAGATTCATCTTGACGGTAGCGAGAGCCTAGCTCTGCTACATATTGCACTGAGATGCAAACTGGAATTTGCAAAGACCAAACATTTTTATTCTCAAATTCTTGGCAAAACTGAGATTACATAGTTGTATAGCAATCTGATGCCATAATTGTCTAccgctttccttttcttttatgtaTGTATTCTGTGCTGAAATCAATTTGCCCATGAATGAAATACTCCTTTTCATTAAACTGTTTGCTAATGTAGAGATTATGGCCTAAATCCCGTTAGTTTCAATTAGAATAGACTAGTGaccagttgaatcaatggaattttccTGTCAACTCACCAATatttcattgaatcagtgggtctcctctagtcagactaacaactggatttaagccattaaatttttaaaaatggaatattttaatGAGTAATATAAACTAATAATCAGACAAGGTAGacattgaaatatttttgtttacaaGGGTTAATGTAACTTGTTCAACTTTATTAACTGATGAGCTGTAGAATAGATTTGTTCAACACCAGTGGAATAAGCAACTCTCTGACATAAACAGTGGTACAAAATTAAATGTTTAATCCCCCTTCCCCATTGAGTCATAGTACAAAAGGCCTTTTATTTGGCCttggctattccccccccccccccattatttctGTGTCACAATCCTCCCAGCATATGTTAAGAATTTGGGATGTTTCTGGAACTGGGAAGCACTGGTCAAAAAAACAGAATTCAGTTTGTCAAAGCTTGTTTTGGCTATATTAAATCACAGTTCTTATTTTGAGAACTGTTAATTTGTATTCTAGATCAATCTCAGCATCGCACATAATGTAGATAACTAGATGATACACTTAAAAAGGAATTGTGTTGTCTGAAATTCAGCTTCTGGATAGGTGGGTTATGCATAAGAAGTTTGTATTTTTGTCTGAATGTGTTTAGTTTGCTCAATTTGACTACAGTACTTCTTCGAAGGAAACAGCTTTAGTAGTTTCTCATTTTTTCATCTATTATATCTCCAAAATAAAGTTTTAATGAGACTTTGCGAGACAGAGGgtgagagggataccccactcgctggagaggCGTCCCTCCTCAACAACAAAACTAAGGAAGTGGACCCCAAACCCGCACCAGAACCTACAATGGAACCTCAGCAGGAGACAGCGATAGAGGAGCTGACAGAAGACATAAAGAAAGTGATGATAGGGGAGGTTCAGGGAGGAAaggcggggagagagagaaaaaggagggtgGAGTTTGAAACAGGGACAGGGGAGGTAGGAGAAAAGACCAGTTACCACTCGGTTGGGAATGGGTGTTGATGCAGGATCCTTGGACTGGATTATGGGAGAGATTAAGACTGCCAAAAGAAGAGGCAGATTATAGGAGAAGAGCGGAGATTGCTCCTAGaccttattggggagaagcagagGCGAGGGAGTGGGATCCTGTGGGATGACAACTTGGACGAGGAGACTGTGCCCCTGCTGGAAGGCACAATGAGACAGACCGTAAAGGACTGGGTCCCCGCTGATCTCCTGGGACCATGGGACAACAGTTATAGAAACCTGTTCCTGTTTAACGAATGGAAACCCCTTCCAAACCCGTTGGCATAAGGAGAAAGGACTCATAATCATgttccagacacttgtttattgtttaatacAGAGGTCATCAACTCCCGGTCCGTGCCCAGGTggcagtccatggcctgagccggaccgagCTGCGGaaacagacctcccgccccccagcatgcactcccctccccacagctgctttgctgGCCTGTGTGCCCAAGCGCTCTCCTACCCCTTTGTGCAGGCGCTCAGGCGCATGCGCGAAGGAGCGGGGGAGCGCTTATGCTAGTGCTGGCGCATGCATGCTCCCCCCCACTTTGTGCATGCGCCTGAGAGCATGGGTGTATGTGCCAGAGAGAGCGCACACTTGTGCGAGCACGGGggagggtgccccgccttcctcagaggctcagctggtccgcggtcccaaaaatgttggggaccactggtttaatgcACCAATAAATCCCACACCTGTTTTGAAACAACGAAGATCTAATTTTTTGGAATTGAATTGGGAGCCAAAACAAACCCTCACAGACTTCTATACAAAGACATTCTAATTCTTTTGCCATTTGAAATAAGGATTAACTTTGTATCTGCATCCATGAAAGATTTCATATGGGATAATGAACTGTATCTGGAGTCAAAAAATTTTATGTTGTAACCAAAATTGACATCATAAGCAACTAGAATAAATGCTTTTGTAATGTCCATCATATAATACGTACTTTGATCCATTCCGGTGCATAcacttcttatttttttcctaaagattttaaataaagggATTTAGTATGTGAATAAGAATTAGCTTGAGTTGATGTTGGGTCCTATTACATTTTAAGCATGCAGTGGACATCCCAAAGCTCAGCTTTTACTGTATTTGGAATTAGGTTTTACTGAAATAACTGAGGCTTTAATGGTAAGTAATGGAACAGGCCATATCTCAAGTCATTTGTGAAGAGTCTAGAAATCAAATGGAATTGACTTAAATGAAACTTGTCTGCTGAGATGCTGAATTAGACTTAAAACAATTGCTGCTGTAATTccagataaaaataataaatgtattgGACTTCTGGAAAATTGAGAATAGAAAATGAGTGAAACTGTAGAGACCCTCAGTAGTTCCTTAAGATTCAAAATGGACTGATCATATTCAAACCTCTGTACCAATGAGCTTTTTACGAGTTTAAAATtgttattgttgatttttttttaaaaaagagcttgcTTTACAGAAATCAGCCGGTAACTCTTTTTCAGACCTTCAGGATCTATTGTGTTttgaagaaggaaataaagatgtTCTGATTTTTCTGCCTGAATTACTTACACATTGTGCAGTCTTCTGTTATCtaagcacacacatgcacactcctCAGCTATGAGAGAAGACTAAATTCTAGTTGCCAAGGGCTGGATGGAGAATGAGATCTTGCTTCAGGCAGGGCAGTTTGTGCCAAGGCTACCTAAGCACCTGTTCTTAGCATATCACTCTGTAACAACAACCTATCCCCAACACATTTGTACCCTAATCTCAAGGGTTACAGCTAGGGTTGAGCCCAGCCAAAAAGAACATTCTTGAAGCTACATACTACCCTCACAATGACGACACATCAGTTTGTTAGCATTCTGAGCAGTAGCCAAAGTATTTCTAGATTTACTGAATGGAAATTCCCTCCAAATAGAGAAGTGACATCAACTTTTGGAAACAGTATTTTTCTCAAAACTTTTATTAAAGTTATTGGAATGTGAATTCTGTTCAGTGCACAATGGGTGTCAGAAAAGCCATACCCCACACAAACCAGATTTTTTCTATGTCAAATGTGTTTGCACTGTATCACTTTAGACTGATTGAacactgcagttcaaaaaaagtctttaaaaaaagactacTGTTCAGTGATTGTATTGTAGGATAAACCAGCTTCCCTACCATTGTGGAGCAGGCCATAATATTTTGTAAAATCAGTGCATGGATAGGAAGCGTGTGCCTTCCAGGAGGTACTTGTCAGACTGCAGTTCATATCAGCCCTAGCTGCTTTAGCCAATGATGAGTGTTGTTGGCTGCACCTTCCTTGTTTAAGCTGATTGGCATCAACAGGCAACCTAAACCTGTTTTTGAGAGCCAGCAGGCAAATATACTCAAATATGTCCTTAAGCAATCTAGTCCGGTGAATGCAGTGACCTCTAAGAGCAGGAACACCTGGACAATCCTAGTACCAACTGTTTtgattagaaaacaaaaacaaaaaaatggattTTCTTCCTTAATCTGCATTGATTGGTTTCTTATTCACCTCTTTATTTACACAGTTTAAACGTTCTTTGAAAATACTGtttgataataatttttttaaggaaaataatatTTAGACTAGCTGAGCGAGAGCCAGAAAAGTGAAGCCTAGATCTGGAATGCTGACTGGGGTACTCTCGTTAGCTTATTGCTAAAGTAAGTCTTGAGACACCCTGGACGTCCACAGAGTTTATTGTGCACCAgctttcatgggcaaaagcccacttcttcaggtgcAAGAGTAGCTTTCTTTCAGCACCTCAAGTTGGTGCAGTTTTTGAACGCTCCCCCGGCTGGctgggaattatgggagctgtagtccaaaatagcttttccaagctttgcagagAGCACGTTTGGGAAATGCATAGGAagagcaaaacaagacaaaaatgtggcacgtTCAAGACTGACTGCTAtgctttaatgtgagctttcgtgtaTGAAGTTCACTTCCTCAAACATTAGCTACTTTTTCGAAAGCGCAGGAACAGGAACTAGCCAAAGCAGCCTGCCCGTTGTGTCCTCCTGTCACAATTCCCcgtcttaaaaaaacaacacaaccgGTCCTCGGCCTTCACGACCTGCCTGCTTCACTGCTCTGAGATTCCGCTCCCTTCCCGCCCCTCCAGAAGCAAGGCTTGGGGAAAAGTTTCAACGATCCGGCCGATTTCTCTGACAGGAACTATAGACGGAGGAGGGGGTTTCCGCTCGGAGCATTTAGGGAAGGCACCAGGTAAGAGCTTCCTGTTTGCACGCGTCCCTTGACTCCCGGGAAGATGGTGGCCACCAGGCGATCAACGAGGCGCAGTGAATCGGAGGCGGGGAGCAACGATCCCCCTGAGGTGAGAGCAGTTGGGGCGGGAGAAACGAGCCCGCTTCGCCGGCACCATTCGTCCCCCGCGGGTGCGCGCGTTAGAGTTCTCGCCTGTGGAGGTTTTCTCAGTCGTTTCCTTgatcggcggggggggggagcgtgcgCGAGCGAGCACGCAGCACCAGCGCTTCGGGGCTTGGAGCGCGCGACCGGAGGACCGTtggtgggtgggggggtgagtGGAGGCGCGGCGCGTGACTGAAGGGGTGTCTTGTAGCGCAGCTCCTCTGTCTGTTGGGGATGGAAGAGCCGGCCCCAGAAGGGGGCCGAAGGTGTGCGTGGCCGAAGCCGGGGTACGTTGCTGTCTATCTTTTCCGGGTCCAACACCCATGGCcggttgctggtggtggtggtggggctgtgATGGCCAGGGGGTCCCTTTGGCGCCCCTGCCCCGTCCTAGGCGCCTACTTTGAAGATTGTCTTTGGGATAAATGGACAGCATGGGCGTGCGAGGGACCCGATCGCGTGGGTTCTTGTAAGCTAGTCTTCTCCAGCTTGGTGTCCTTCATGTGTTTGGGACTatgactcccatcagccccaaccagCACTGCTAGTGTGGTGATGATTGTGAGGTTTGTGGTTTAGAATATCTGGAAGTTTCTGTAAAGGATGCTCTGAAGTCGCCATTCTGGCTTCTGTGAAGCAGAGCATGGCAGATATTTGCTAGTTCATACCGATACAGTTTTTTGTTATCGTATTCATCCATCTTGTTCATCCTTCTTGGAAAGTTTCCCTTGCATAACTCCGTTGTTTGTTTCGTATTTGTGAGTAATGTGTGACAAGAGTGTTAAAGCTGCTGAGCTAGAATACTGCAATATGGTTGCACTGCAGTGTTGGGGGGAGGATGCTTTTCTGTGCTGATCCTTTACTGTAGCACTTATGTAGGGAGTGCCAATATGATATTCCACGGTAATCAGGGGTTCAACAGAAATGTTATAGCCCACGCTAACAAGGGTGAATGTAGTTCAAATAACAGAATGatgctttctgcatttttcacTAAAGTAATGCTGTTGAGCTGGGATGTAAGCAAGCCTTATGGTAACTAGTTAGCTCAGTAATCTTATCAAAATGCTATGCATATTATATGATATTATCATAACTGCTACTACTCTTTAGTGTCTCTAACAGCTGACATAAGAAACCTCTGGAAAGGATTGGggttctttctgtttttaatacCATGCATTGTTAAATATGTACACACATACAACTGGGACTCTTGAAGCTGCTTTCTTACACCAAGAGCCTAAGGAGATTGGGAAGGAGTTTCtgagaaaaactgaaataatttataGAGAGAAAGGAGTGTGAGGAGATTACAGACAAGAGGAGTGGTTAAAACAAACCGTGTGATTTTCACCAGAGGCAGatctaataaattaataattatgtaCAGATCATTCCATTACTGGGCCTCCATCCCATCGTATTTTGTTGTTATGAAGTATATGTTGAAATTACGTGAgtgttctcctttctcttctttaaatAATTGTTCTGATTATTTATATCTTATTTTAATAAACTGCCTATTCTTTAGCAGtagggtcctttttaaagagaggtGGGATactgtagaaatattttaaataaataaataaataaataaataaataaataaataaataaataaataaataaattttttaaaatccctttcagGGTGTATGGTACACCGCATATTGTCTTGTGATTATAGCATTTATCCCTCTTACCAGCTTCTGGAGTGTTTAACTATACAACAAAACAAGAGTGTTGCAACTCCTTTtaaactaacacatttatttcactcTGAGagcttttttagactacagtctCCTTGGTTGATGctgaaacaccaaaaaaaaaaaaaaccctatgagcTAAACACCCTTTTGAGTCCAGATTTCATAGCTCCTCTAGAAGTGTTGCTGAGGGAAAGGTTGGAGTTAGAGTACTGTAGAATTTACTTAGTTTTGCCAGAATCGTGTTAGCACAGGGGCAAATTACACAAATGGCAGTAGTTGTTTGCCAGACTGACAGATGCATGTTTAATCATCTGCTGGTTGTACGGTTGATAACAGTACCAGCAGCTTGggaagtggggtggtggtggtggaatacaTGGGAGACCACCTCTATGCATATGTTAAGTGTCAACCCCTTAATTATTGGGAAACATTTGCTTTAGGTTTTACTCTTGTTCCATGATCATCCTGCAACCTACTCTAGCTCTAAGGATGGATATTTCTAGGAAAATCTTATCCATTTACTTTACCAAAAGAAAATTCAGAGTTACTTGCTGCTAATAAGTGCCAATAGAACAAGTATTTTACAATGCAGGCTTATGTATGTTTACCCTGATGTCAGCCTCATTAACTGGAGCTCAGGTTTAGTTAAAATCAAAGCCTCTAAACAGCAAAATGTGGGTCAATAGGTAACACCTGGGTCACCTTATGTAACCCGGGTGGTCTTAAACTATAATTCCTAGAAGTATTTACCATCAGTTGttctggccaaggtttctgggagttgcgcaAGAATGCTCGGCTTACCCAGGTTGCGAACCATTGCCCTAAAGTATGTCAAGCTTTTTTTCATTGTTTAGTGTCCAACAGTTCAAATTCTAAGAATCAGGTTCTTTCAAAAGCCTTTAGTATATCGAAAGCTGATAATGCATTTACCATGGTAAATGTTTTTCAAAGGCAGGCGGAAGTTAAAACGGCTGGATTACTGTACGTATTAATGCAATGTTGTTTCATTATTATAAGAGATAATGCCATAGTATTTTACTATTTGAGAGTTTCCTGTGCAGTTTTTAATTTTGGTATAccaagtatttgtgtgtgttatttGACACCTTTCTCATTCTCACAGCAGACTTCAATGGAAGGCAGTGCATCTGTGCGAATAACTAGGAGTAGAAGTAAGGTGAATTCCCATGCAAATGACATTCCTGAATCTCCTGGGAAAATGAAGGCATCTGAAACAGAGTGGGATGTGGAAGAGCCTTCAGAGGAACAATCAACTTTGAATAAGACTAAAGCTGCATACTCAAAAGCCTTGGTTGCTGAAGTACAAGCTGATGGAGATGTTTCTGAAGCAGAATCAAACTGTTCTTCTGTGTCAGGTCTTCAGACACCGTCTTTTATAAGAATAACAAGACGACGGCAAATTGTAGTTCCTTGTCAGCCAGAATTTCCAGCTAGAAACAGGCAAAGCAAGAAAGCTCCTTCAACTGAAGGAAGCACATGTCAAGAAGATGATGACATCTCTGAAGCAGAATCGTGTTCTTCCACTGTTTCAGGAAGGAGGACACCAAATGTTGCAAGAAGGACTAGAAATAGGCAGATCAAGACTAACATGTCATTGGTGCTTGAAGCCCAAACAGAAGAGGTTTCTGATGCAGAATCATGGTGCTCAGGCATTTCTACAGAACCATCTGCGACAGTAAAGCGGGTGACAAGGAGTATGCGATTGAGACTGCCAGGAGAAACACCATcaaaaagtgaaaggaaaagtgAAGTTGTGGTAGAAAATGCAAAACTGCCTGAACATGCAGTTACATCTGAGACAATAGTAATTTCTGACTCTGAACAGCCCACAAAAGATGAATTTGATACAgaacacacattctctctctctgaccagATAAACAAGAGCCCACATAAAAGGACGTGCCATTATGGAACTGTTGTCAGCAGTGATATAAAACAGAGCAGCCCTAAAAAAACAGTGAGGGAAAACACCCAAATGTCACCTGAAAAAGAAGTGCCAAAGGGTATCAATTATGAATCTGTGAGTAAGGCAGGAAGGGACAATGACAGGAAAGAATCAGTTTCAAAGCAAATGTCATCTAGCACAGACAAAGTGGTGGGGAGCCCAGATGAAGAGTGTGATCAAACAATAGACAAATCCATCACATTAATTGAAAACCAGTCACCTATAAAGAGTCAAAGCATATCTCCTTGTAATCACAAAAATCTTGATCAATCTAATATTTCTCCAGGACCGGCAACCCCTAGTAAAGCCAAAAGCCATGCAAGAACCGAACCATTGGGCAGCAGCAAAGATACACAGAAACATTTGCTTCATGTAGAAATAGACAAGCCATCCAATTCAGGTGACCCAAAGAGCAATATTATCCTGTCACTAAGTACTGAAAGCAGTGATGATGACTGCAGGGCTTCTGTAGTGAGTATAGACAGTGATGCAAGCCCAGAAGAGCCTGTGGCTGAATCTTCTTCACATGCAGGCAAAACATCAGGGGCTGGAAAATGTTTCACTGTGTCACTTCTTACAAGTGATGAGAATGATGAATCTGAAGGCAGTGACTTAGAAGAAATGGATAAAACACCTGTTAGTGCCAGTAAGCAGGGCACACTGGCCATGGACAAATCACATAATGAAGAACTGTTTGTCATAGATAAAACTGCTGGTTTAGACTTGAACAAAGCATACTATTTGGAGGAGAAGGACATGGTGGATGAGGAGCAAAGTGAGAAGTCCTCAGACCTTGAAGATGACAAAGAGGAGTTTATAGATGAGGATGAAGATGTATTAAATGCAAGTAATAATATGTAAGTTTCCACCTAGAATTCAGCAAAATGGTATTCTGAGGAGTAAGGTCGGGGCATACAGGAGGGAAGAACATTAGTGGTCTGGGGATAAGAAGGTtctaagcagagcttggaaaattactttaaaaacttCTAGGTACTGTTATAGTTTCAAAGATGGCTGGAGAACTCAGTAAGATGGAgcacttggctgtggagccagaggttgtgagtttgattaccccactttgcctcccaggagaagagccagcctgtgtggccttgggcaagctgcacagtcccagggcgccctcagaggaagggaatggtaaatcatttctgagtattctctacctgaaaagagttgtcatatattggaatcaacttggctgcacataattattaattattattattattccaaaccATTCTTCTGTAAAAGATCAGTAGCAGCCATTATAGTAGCAGTGTTCCCCTCTGGGGAGTGGGGAGTAGAGAGTTAGTGTGTATATGAACTGGCACTCATGCACATACTATATCTGATTTTATATGTGTTCATTTACAGTACATTTTCATTACTCTGCTTGTGATAACATGATGGCAAGTGTACAAATGTggttgtatatatttttgttcttttacttCTAGTTTGTCGTTGTCAAGCAGTATTGATCCTGGTCTAAATATGAAGAAGCTTGGGGGCTTATACATTAGTTTTGATGCAGAAAGGCAGAAATCAAGATCTCATGGAGTAGTGCcactaaaagagaaaaagaaagatgaggtAAACTtccaaaacactttaaaaatggaaattggtGATCAGTAGGTCAGTGTATCACCGTACTCCTAAATTCAGCATTAGTCCCTGACTAGAGCTTTGAAATCAGTGGAGCATATGtcatattgctttgttttttaaataattagtaATAAATGCAGTGCTAATTCTAGCTGGAGTAGAGTCACTGTaatgtaaaacagtggttcttaacctttgttactcggatgtttttgaacagcaactcccagaaaccccagccagcacagttggtggtgaaggcttctgggagttacagtccaaaactcctgagtaacccaaggttaagaaccagtgatgtgaagcggtggtccccaaccttgggcctccagaggttcttggacttcaactcccagaaatcctggccagcagagatggtggtgaaggcttctgagggttgtggtcctagaacatctggaggcccaaggttggggaccactgatgtaaaagACTCCCTTATTTGTGCACTTTATTATGTTGACTATGCAGAAAACTAAATTATTATCATTGAGACCTAAATC
This sequence is a window from Pogona vitticeps strain Pit_001003342236 chromosome 4, PviZW2.1, whole genome shotgun sequence. Protein-coding genes within it:
- the DNTTIP2 gene encoding deoxynucleotidyltransferase terminal-interacting protein 2 isoform X2, with the translated sequence MVATRRSTRRSESEAGSNDPPETSMEGSASVRITRSRSKVNSHANDIPESPGKMKASETEWDVEEPSEEQSTLNKTKAAYSKALVAEVQADGDVSEAESNCSSVSGLQTPSFIRITRRRQIVVPCQPEFPARNRQSKKAPSTEGSTCQEDDDISEAESCSSTVSGRRTPNVARRTRNRQIKTNMSLVLEAQTEEVSDAESWCSGISTEPSATVKRVTRSMRLRLPGETPSKSERKSEVVVENAKLPEHAVTSETIVISDSEQPTKDEFDTEHTFSLSDQINKSPHKRTCHYGTVVSSDIKQSSPKKTVRENTQMSPEKEVPKGINYESVSKAGRDNDRKESVSKQMSSSTDKVVGSPDEECDQTIDKSITLIENQSPIKSQSISPCNHKNLDQSNISPGPATPSKAKSHARTEPLGSSKDTQKHLLHVEIDKPSNSGDPKSNIILSLSTESSDDDCRASVVSIDSDASPEEPVAESSSHAGKTSGAGKCFTVSLLTSDENDESEGSDLEEMDKTPVSASKQGTLAMDKSHNEELFVIDKTAGLDLNKAYYLEEKDMVDEEQSEKSSDLEDDKEEFIDEDEDVLNASNNILSLSSSIDPGLNMKKLGGLYISFDAERQKSRSHGVVPLKEKKKDELLQKSIITPDFEKKECIPPLRESVHQLKKQRREERAKTTGDGWFGMKAPEMTEELKNDLKALKMRAAIDPKRFYKKNDREGLPKYFQVGTVVDSPVDFYHARIPKKERKKNIVEELLADSEFRRYNKRKYQDIMAEKTALAAGKKNRKKKKFHK
- the DNTTIP2 gene encoding deoxynucleotidyltransferase terminal-interacting protein 2 isoform X1, which encodes MVATRRSTRRSESEAGSNDPPEQTSMEGSASVRITRSRSKVNSHANDIPESPGKMKASETEWDVEEPSEEQSTLNKTKAAYSKALVAEVQADGDVSEAESNCSSVSGLQTPSFIRITRRRQIVVPCQPEFPARNRQSKKAPSTEGSTCQEDDDISEAESCSSTVSGRRTPNVARRTRNRQIKTNMSLVLEAQTEEVSDAESWCSGISTEPSATVKRVTRSMRLRLPGETPSKSERKSEVVVENAKLPEHAVTSETIVISDSEQPTKDEFDTEHTFSLSDQINKSPHKRTCHYGTVVSSDIKQSSPKKTVRENTQMSPEKEVPKGINYESVSKAGRDNDRKESVSKQMSSSTDKVVGSPDEECDQTIDKSITLIENQSPIKSQSISPCNHKNLDQSNISPGPATPSKAKSHARTEPLGSSKDTQKHLLHVEIDKPSNSGDPKSNIILSLSTESSDDDCRASVVSIDSDASPEEPVAESSSHAGKTSGAGKCFTVSLLTSDENDESEGSDLEEMDKTPVSASKQGTLAMDKSHNEELFVIDKTAGLDLNKAYYLEEKDMVDEEQSEKSSDLEDDKEEFIDEDEDVLNASNNILSLSSSIDPGLNMKKLGGLYISFDAERQKSRSHGVVPLKEKKKDELLQKSIITPDFEKKECIPPLRESVHQLKKQRREERAKTTGDGWFGMKAPEMTEELKNDLKALKMRAAIDPKRFYKKNDREGLPKYFQVGTVVDSPVDFYHARIPKKERKKNIVEELLADSEFRRYNKRKYQDIMAEKTALAAGKKNRKKKKFHK
- the DNTTIP2 gene encoding deoxynucleotidyltransferase terminal-interacting protein 2 isoform X3; its protein translation is MEGSASVRITRSRSKVNSHANDIPESPGKMKASETEWDVEEPSEEQSTLNKTKAAYSKALVAEVQADGDVSEAESNCSSVSGLQTPSFIRITRRRQIVVPCQPEFPARNRQSKKAPSTEGSTCQEDDDISEAESCSSTVSGRRTPNVARRTRNRQIKTNMSLVLEAQTEEVSDAESWCSGISTEPSATVKRVTRSMRLRLPGETPSKSERKSEVVVENAKLPEHAVTSETIVISDSEQPTKDEFDTEHTFSLSDQINKSPHKRTCHYGTVVSSDIKQSSPKKTVRENTQMSPEKEVPKGINYESVSKAGRDNDRKESVSKQMSSSTDKVVGSPDEECDQTIDKSITLIENQSPIKSQSISPCNHKNLDQSNISPGPATPSKAKSHARTEPLGSSKDTQKHLLHVEIDKPSNSGDPKSNIILSLSTESSDDDCRASVVSIDSDASPEEPVAESSSHAGKTSGAGKCFTVSLLTSDENDESEGSDLEEMDKTPVSASKQGTLAMDKSHNEELFVIDKTAGLDLNKAYYLEEKDMVDEEQSEKSSDLEDDKEEFIDEDEDVLNASNNILSLSSSIDPGLNMKKLGGLYISFDAERQKSRSHGVVPLKEKKKDELLQKSIITPDFEKKECIPPLRESVHQLKKQRREERAKTTGDGWFGMKAPEMTEELKNDLKALKMRAAIDPKRFYKKNDREGLPKYFQVGTVVDSPVDFYHARIPKKERKKNIVEELLADSEFRRYNKRKYQDIMAEKTALAAGKKNRKKKKFHK